A single window of Maylandia zebra isolate NMK-2024a linkage group LG2, Mzebra_GT3a, whole genome shotgun sequence DNA harbors:
- the LOC101464751 gene encoding protein Wnt-8-like: MAQSIFWLLFVSCRINPGYAWVASNFLMTGSKDYLTYAKSVQVGTQTGVQECKRQFAWDRWNCPDSATQLKGLKRATRETAFVHAISSAGVMYTLTRNCSLGELENCGCDGSKNGKLGGRGWLWGGCSANVEFGERISKEYVDAEETGQDSRAAVNLHNNAAGRLAVKDTMTRICRCHGMSESCSVKTCWTQLSDFRAVGNYLRIKYIHAEKLDIDQKRMNAGNSADIQGAIMDALGSIAQSELIYLQDSPDYCRKNASLGAHGTEGRECLLHGQGLTQGERRSCRRLCHECGLGVEEKRTEVMSSCNCKFHWCCKVHCEDCAHVTVKHVCGRKDGGDGKRRDRGPK, from the exons ATGGCGCAATCAATTTTTTGGCTGCTGTTTGTTTCGTGTAGAATCAATCCTGGATACGCTTG GGTCGCAAGCAATTTTCTGATGACGGGGTCAAag GACTATCTCACCTACGCAAAGAGCGTGCAGGTGGGCACACAGACTGGCGTCCAGGAGTGCAAACGCCAGTTTGCCTGGGATAGATGGAACTGCCCCGACAGCGCAACCCAGCTTAAAGGACTGAAACGAG CCACCAGAGAAACGGCTTTCGTTCATGCTATCAGTTCAGCAGGGGTCATGTACACTCTGACCAGGAACTGCAGTCTTGGCGAACTCGAAAACTGTGGCTGCGATGGTTCAAAGAACGGAAAGCTTG GCGGTCGCGGATGGTTGTGGGGTGGCTGCAGTGCTAACGTGGAGTTTGGAGAGAGGATTTCCAAAGAGTACGTGGATGCGGAAGAGACGGGTCAGGACTCTAGGGCTGCTGTCAACCTCCACAACAACGCGGCTGGCCGATTG GCCGTGAAAGACACAATGACGCGTATCTGCAGATGCCACGGAATGTCTGAGAGCTGCAGTGTCAAAACCTGCTGGACACAGCTGTCCGATTTCAGAGCCGTGGGCAATTACTTGAGGATCAAGTACATTCACGCTGAAAAGCTGGACATCGACCAAAAGCGCATGAACGCCGGTAACAGCGCGGATATCCAAGGTGCCATCATGGACGCGCTCGGCAGCATCGCACAGTCAGAGCTCATCTACCTACAGGACTCTCCAGACTACTGCAGGAAGAACGCCAGCTTGGGGGCGCACGGCACGGAGGGCAGGGAGTGTCTGCTGCACGGACAGGGCTTGACGCAAGGGGAAAGAAGGAGCTGCCGCAGGCTGTGTCACGAATGCGGCCTGGGAGTGGAAGAAAAGCGCACGGAGGTGATGAGTAGCTGTAACTGCAAATTCCACTGGTGCTGTAAGGTGCACTGCGAGGACTGCGCCCACGTTACAGTCAAACACGTGTGCGGCAGGAAGGACGGTGGGGATGGAAAACGAAGAGATCGTGGACCCAAATGA
- the LOC101466389 gene encoding protein Wnt-8c-like, with amino-acid sequence MLLAGQICLSKGARPYKYHERRVGRQTSVASFFSWRSHLEYVTLASAWNTHAMQPLNFSAVLVLFLCCLFQLSSAWYVLFFSRKESFKCYSFYGFAIGKITYRFNIAIFFPLYRTMNNFLMTGPKAYLTYASSVRVGAQSGIQECKRQFALEKWNCPENTLSLSPHNGMRSATRETSFVHAISAAGVMYTLTKNCTAGDFDNCGCDDSKIGQPGGVGWIWGGCSDNVAFGEKISKQFVDALEDGHDSRAAVNLHNNKAGRLAIKATMRKACKCHGVSGSCTIQTCWMQMADFREVGNYLKMKYKHAKELEMDKKAARAGNSADNRDAVTHTFLSVATRELIYLESSPNYCVKNQTLGLHGTEGRECFKEDKNMSEWEKNSCRRLCNECGLKVVKKRTEVFTSCNCKFHWCCTVKCEKCKRVVAKYFCAHKSGRKKNKKGRNSAHQQ; translated from the exons ATGTTACTTGCTGGACAAATCTGTCTGTCAAAGGGGGCACGACCATATAAATATCATGAGCGCCGAGTAGGGCGACAAACTTCAGTCGCCTCCTTCTTTTCTTGGCGCTCACATCTGGAATACGTCACACTAGCCTCTGCTTGGAATACACACGCTATGCAACCACTGAATTTCTCTGCAGTCTTGGTTCTGTTCCTGTGTTGTCTTTTTCAGCTGTCATCTGCTTGGtatgtcctttttttctctcgTAAAGAAAGTTTTAAATGCTATAGTTTCTATGGGTTTGCAATTGGTAAAATAACTTACAGGTTTAACATAGctatcttttttcccctctacaGGACCATGAATAATTTCTTGATGACTGGACCTAAG GCCTATCTGACCTATGCCAGCAGCGTGCGAGTGGGCGCACAGAGTGGGATACAAGAGTGTAAACGCCAATTCGCTTTGGAGAAGTGGAACTGTCCAGAGAACACGCTTTCTTTGTCCCCACACAACGGCATGCGGAGTG ccACAAGGGAAACTTCTTTCGTCCATGCCATCAGCGCTGCCGGAGTGATGTACACGCTCACCAAGAACTGTACGGCTGGGGACTTTGACAACTGCGGCTGCGATGACTCCAAAATTGGACAGCCGG GCGGTGTAGGGTGGATTTGGGGAGGATGCAGTGACAATGTTGCTTTTGGGGAGAAGATCTCCAAACAGTTTGTGGACGCGCTGGAAGATGGGCATGACTCGCGCGCAGCGGTCAACTTGCATAACAACAAGGCAGGCAGACTG GCAATCAAAGCAACCATGAGGAAAGCCTGCAAATGTCACGGAGTATCTGGAAGCTGCACCATCCAAACCTGCTGGATGCAGATGGCCGATTTCAGAGAAGTGGGCAACTACTTGAAGATGAAGTACAAACATGCAAAGGAACTGGAAATGGACAAGAAAGCGGCGAGAGCAGGGAACAGCGCGGACAACCGAGACGCAGTCACGCACACTTTTTTGAGCGTCGCTACAAGGGAACTCATTTACCTGGAGAGTTCTCCAAATTACTGCGTCAAGAACCAGACCCTCGGACTCCACGGTACAGAGGGACGGGAGTGCTTTAAGGAGGACAAGAACATGTCCGAGTGGGAGAAAAATAGCTGCCGCAGATTGTGCAATGAATGCGGCCTAAAAGTGGTGAAGAAGCGCACAGAGGTTTTCACCAGCTGCAACTGCAAATTTCACTGGTGTTGCACAGTTAAGTGTGAAAAATGCAAGCGAGTTGTAGCCAAATACTTTTGCGCGCACAAAAGTGggaggaaaaagaacaaaaaaggcaGGAACAGTGCGCATCAACAATGA
- the syce3 gene encoding synaptonemal complex central element protein 3, protein MADSSTRSELPRISDDDMLAMNKELERMIEDVESMSAHLTWMAYDMVALRTSPELGVSMQKLKEAYLKCRAAVCGDPDQESQIDKSAETAVTTLSQM, encoded by the exons ATGGCCGATTCGTCCACTCGCTCCGAGCTTCCACGCATCAGCGACGACGACATGCTGGCGATGAACAAGGAATTGGAGAGGATGATTGAAGACGTTGAGAGTATGTCAG CGCACCTGACCTGGATGGCCTATGATATGGTGGCGTTGCGGACTAGTCCGGAGCTGGGAGTCTCTATGCAAAAGCTGAAGGAAGCTTATCTCAAATGTAGAGCTGCTGTTTGCGGAGACCCTGACCAGGAGTCACAGATTGACAAATCTGCTGAGACTGCTGTCACAACACTTTCTCAGATGTGA
- the foxi3b gene encoding forkhead box protein I3-B: MSSFEAQSQSPPRCGPQFPSLGQEPPELSMYGDCYYPPPSLPSPQRTTPTTYEISDYTSSSSNPYLWFNSSGINTSPYLATTGPPGNPGPPFVPQHYGMQRPYLGPPGAGGPGGELSWFSLPSQEDLMKLVRPPYSYSALIAMAIHGAPDKRLTLSQIYQYVADNFPFYNKSKAGWQNSIRHNLSLNDCFKKVPRDEDDPGKGNYWTLDPNCEKMFDNGNFRRKRKRKSDSLSSGDGSSGPPESGDSERASPKHSSNPSLNMSPATDRIPSPSLSVPGPCLSSFLSEMSGVSNGGTNEVGGSGLSRPLQMNVPLDGPHRPTQPGSFSTYSANSSGSEWVPQVPAPPALSSSPSHSSLGYTSPILNQYNGSNSHFYPTLSSTGVIYHREGTEV, from the exons ATGTCTTCATTTGAGGCCCAGAGTCAGTCTCCTCCTCGATGTGGCCCGCAGTTTCCGAGCCTCGGCCAGGAGCCCCCTGAACTCAGCATGTACGGCGACTGTTACTACCCTCCTCCTTCACTGCCAAGTCCTCAGCGCACTACTCCTACCACCTATGAGATAAGTGACTACACCAGCTCCTCCTCAAACCCTTACCTATGGTTTAACAGCTCTGGGATCAACACATCGCCGTACCTGGCTACCACCGGCCCGCCAGGTAATCCCGGCCCTCCGTTTGTTCCTCAGCACTATGGCATGCAGAGGCCTTACCTGGGTCCACCTGGTGCTGGCGGTCCAGGAGGGGAACTGAGCTGGTTCTCCCTCCCTTCACAAGAAGATTTGATGAAGCTGGTACGCCCCCCTTACTCCTACTCTGCTCTCATCGCTATGGCTATCCATGGAGCACCAGACAAGAGACTGACGCTGAGTCAAATTTATCAGTACGTCGCTGATAATTTCCCTTTCTACAACAAGAGCAAAGCGGGCTGGCAGAACTCTATCAGACACAACCTGTCCCTTAATGACTGCTTCAAAAAAGTGCCAAGAGATGAGGATGACCCAG GTAAGGGCAACTACTGGACACTTGACCCAAACTGTGAAAAGATGTTCGACAATGGAAACTTCCGCcgcaaaagaaagagaaagtctGATTCTCTGTCCAGTGGAGATGGCAGTTCAGGGCCTCCAGAATCAGGTGACAGTGAGAGGGCCAGTCCTAAACACTCCAGCAACCCCAGCCTAAACATGTCGCCCGCAACGGACAGGATTCCTTCACCTTCACTGTCAGTTCCCGGGCCGTGCCTGAGCAGCTTCTTATCTGAAATGTCTGGAGTCTCCAATGGGGGAACAAATGAGGTGGGAGGTAGTGGGTTGAGCAGGCCGCTGCAGATGAACGTTCCTTTAGATGGGCCACATAGACCCACACAGCCAGGAAGCTTTAGTACCTATTCGGCCAACTCCAGTGGTTCAGAGTGGGTACCACAAGTTCCAGCTCCACCCGCACTCTCCTCTTCACCCAGCCACTCCTCGTTAGGTTACACTAGCCCCATTCTGAATCAGTACAATGGCTCCAACAGTCATTTTTACCCTACACTGAGTTCTACAGGTGTCATCTATCATCGTGAGGGCACAGAGGTTTAA
- the tmsb2 gene encoding thymosin beta produces MSDKPDMTEIARFDKTKLKKTETKEKNPLPTKETIEQERKGDATP; encoded by the exons ATGTCTGACAAGCCTGACATGACCGAGATCGCTCGTTTCGACAAGACGAAGCTGAAGAAGACGgagacaaaagagaaaaacccTCTGCCCACCAAAGAGA CCATTGAGCAAGAGAGGAAAGGCGATGCCACACCTTGA
- the lcp2b gene encoding uncharacterized protein lcp2b, producing MNFSNVPSKAEVMGWNAQTLADYMRKLKLPGCDRVVTKSSIDGAQFMNMTECDLQVFPCLFVPVITKIQTEINKEERKKATSHKSKPLKYPKQDKVFVQEVDVWESDEFDNESDDPIYEGPEHEAENYNCSVVEQQPGQDKTSEAKYKQPAAGDLAKPPRPPRGPKPPDCQREPLPDPPFSQRTFKPPLPSTPRGDHILQRPLKPAVPASVHLDRSKKPGSSQKDIPKIKGSAVKDTISKPHHPKVPEPTDVSNRPSKLIPEPSGVTQSTEEYNSTPRIKKSNWNCL from the exons ATGAATTTTTCTAACGTTCCCTCAAAAGCAGAGGTGATGGGATGGAATGCCCAAACTCTAGCGGACTACATGCGGAAG CTTAAACTGCCAGGCTGTGACAGAGTAGTGACAAAGAGCAGCATAGATGGAGCACAGTTTATg AATATGACAGAGTGTGATCTGCAAGTGTTCCCCTGCCTCTTTGTCCC AGTAATTACTAAGATACAAACTGAAATCAACAAAGAAGAGCGCAAGAAGGCTACTAGTCACAA ATCAAAACCGCTGAAGTATCCGAAACAAGATAAAG TATTTGTACAAGAAGTAGACGTTTGGGAATCTGATGAGTTC GACAATGAGAGCGATGATCCAATCTATGAGGGTCCAGAACACGAAGCAGAGAATTACAACTGCAGTGTAGTTGAGCAACAACCAGGACAGGACAAGACAAGTGAAGCAAAGTACAAGCAGCCTGCTGCTGGAGACCTAGCGAAGCCTCCAAGACCCCCCCGAGGGCCAAAACCTCCAGACTGTCAAAGAG AACCTCTTCCTGATCCACCATTCTCTCAAAGAACCTTCAAACCTCCACTGCCATCAACCCCAAGGGGGGATCACATCCTCCAAAGACCGTTAAAACCAGCAG ttCCTGCAAGTGTGCACTTAGACCGGAGCAAGAAGCCTGGATCATCCCAAAAAGACATTCCAAAAATAA AGGGCAGTGCTGTAAAAGATACTATCAGCAAACCTCATCATCCAAAGGTGCCTGAGCCTACTGATGTGTCCAATAG GCCAAGTAAATTAATTCCAGAACCTTCAGGAGTGACACAATCTACAGAAGAATACAATTCGACACCAAGAATAAAAaag TCTAACTGGAACTGTCTGTGA